One Chanodichthys erythropterus isolate Z2021 chromosome 10, ASM2448905v1, whole genome shotgun sequence DNA segment encodes these proteins:
- the ptrh2 gene encoding peptidyl-tRNA hydrolase 2, mitochondrial, translated as MMDSLYGPVALGILAGVGCGLCLGWHLSGRFGRSSRSMMAALGNSAGAGSEASVMGESGEFKMILVVRTDLKMGKGKAAAQCSHAAVSAYKQVQRRNPELLKQWEYCGQPKVVVKAPDEDCLLELLTHAKEVGLPVSLIQDAGRTQIAPGSRTVLGVGPGPADLVDKVTGHLKLY; from the coding sequence ATGATGGATTCTCTGTATGGGCCTGTCGCTCTGGGTATACTAGCAGGTGTGGGGTGTGGGCTCTGCCTCGGATGGCACCTCAGTGGACGTTTTGGCAGATCGTCCCGCAGCATGATGGCGGCTTTAGGAAACAGCGCCGGTGCTGGCAGCGAAGCCAGTGTGATGGGAGAGAGCGGAGAGTTCAAAATGATCCTGGTGGTCCGAACTGATCTGAAGATGGGCAAAGGTAAAGCTGCGGCCCAGTGCTCTCATGCTGCGGTGTCGGCCTACAAGCAGGTCCAGCGCAGAAACCCAGAGCTCCTGAAACAGTGGGAATACTGCGGCCAGCCCAAAGTGGTGGTCAAGGCTCCAGACGAGGACTGTCTGCTGGAGCTGCTGACCCACGCCAAAGAGGTCGGACTTCCGGTCAGCTTAATCCAAGACGCTGGAAGAACCCAAATTGCACCAGGGTCTCGAACGGTTCTTGGTGTGGGACCTGGACCAGCTGATCTTGTTGACAAAGTGACAGGACACTTAAAACTCTACTGA